A genomic stretch from Thermomonospora umbrina includes:
- a CDS encoding RelA/SpoT family protein, with protein sequence MNPVLEPLIKTVRNTHPKADLRLIERAYDVAAHYHRDQKRKSGDPYITHPLAVTTILAELGMNTETLCAALLHDTVEDTPYTLDELRDDFGEEIAALVDGVTKLDKVKYGDAAEAETVRKMVVAMARDIRVLVIKLADRLHNMRTLRYMPRHKQEKKARETLEVFAPLAHRLGMNTLKWELEDLSFATLFPKRFDEIARLVSERAPRRDIYLQEVIENVSADLREAKIKASVTGRPKHYYSIYQKMIARDVGFDDIYDLVGIRVLVDSVRDCYAALGSIHARWNPVPGRFKDYIAMPKFNMYQSLHTTVIGPEGKPVELQIRTWGMHRRAEYGVAAHWKYKEETVAGRKAADMQWLRQLLDWQKETADPAEFLESLRFDLSVSEVFVFTPKGDVIALPQGATPVDFAYAIHTEVGHRCIGARVNGRLVPLESALDNGDAVEVFTSKSPDAGPSRDWLNFVKSARARNKIKHWFTKERRDTAIEAGKDSIARAMRKQNMPLQRMMSGEALLALARDMRYADVSALYAAVGEGQLSAQSVVQKLVEALGGVESAEEDMAEVALPTKRKGRTRPAGDPGVVVAGDPDVWVRLSLCCTPVPGDDIVGFVTRGHGVSVHRVDCGNVADLRNEPDRLIDVKWSPSEDSVFLVAIQVEALDRPRLLSDVTRVLSDQHVNILSASVTTTRDRVAVSRFTFEMGDPKHLGHVLKAVRSIDGVYDVYRVTSGAAR encoded by the coding sequence ATGAACCCGGTACTCGAACCACTGATCAAGACCGTCCGCAACACGCATCCCAAGGCGGACCTGCGGCTCATCGAGCGTGCCTACGACGTCGCGGCGCACTATCACCGCGACCAGAAGCGCAAGAGCGGCGATCCGTACATCACCCATCCGCTCGCCGTGACGACCATCCTCGCCGAGCTCGGGATGAACACCGAGACGCTGTGCGCCGCGCTGCTGCACGACACCGTCGAGGACACCCCGTACACCCTGGACGAGCTGCGCGACGACTTCGGCGAGGAGATCGCCGCGCTGGTCGACGGCGTGACCAAGCTCGACAAGGTCAAGTACGGCGACGCCGCCGAGGCCGAGACGGTCCGCAAGATGGTCGTGGCGATGGCCCGCGACATCCGGGTGCTGGTGATCAAGCTCGCCGACCGGCTGCACAACATGCGGACCCTGCGCTACATGCCCCGGCACAAGCAGGAGAAGAAGGCCCGCGAGACGCTGGAGGTCTTCGCCCCGCTGGCGCACCGGCTCGGCATGAACACGCTGAAGTGGGAGCTGGAGGACCTGTCGTTCGCGACGCTCTTCCCCAAGCGGTTCGACGAGATCGCGCGGCTGGTGTCCGAGCGCGCCCCGCGGCGCGACATCTATCTCCAGGAAGTGATCGAGAACGTCTCCGCCGACCTGCGCGAGGCGAAGATCAAGGCCAGCGTCACCGGCCGCCCCAAGCACTACTACTCGATCTACCAGAAGATGATCGCCCGGGACGTGGGCTTCGACGACATCTACGACCTGGTGGGCATCCGGGTGCTGGTGGACTCGGTCCGCGACTGCTACGCCGCCCTCGGCTCGATCCACGCGCGATGGAACCCGGTCCCCGGCCGGTTCAAGGACTACATCGCGATGCCCAAGTTCAACATGTACCAGTCGCTGCACACCACCGTGATCGGCCCCGAGGGAAAGCCGGTGGAGCTGCAGATCCGCACCTGGGGCATGCACCGGCGGGCCGAGTACGGCGTCGCGGCCCACTGGAAGTACAAGGAGGAGACGGTCGCCGGCCGCAAGGCCGCCGACATGCAGTGGCTGCGCCAGCTCCTCGACTGGCAGAAGGAGACCGCCGACCCGGCCGAGTTCCTGGAGTCGCTGCGCTTCGACCTGTCGGTGTCGGAGGTGTTCGTCTTCACCCCCAAGGGCGACGTGATCGCCCTGCCGCAGGGCGCCACCCCGGTCGACTTCGCGTACGCCATCCACACCGAGGTCGGCCACCGATGTATCGGCGCCCGCGTCAACGGCCGCCTCGTCCCGCTGGAGTCGGCCCTCGACAACGGCGACGCGGTGGAGGTCTTCACCTCCAAGTCCCCGGACGCCGGGCCCAGCCGCGACTGGCTGAACTTCGTCAAGAGCGCCCGCGCCCGCAACAAGATCAAGCACTGGTTCACCAAGGAACGACGCGACACCGCGATCGAGGCGGGCAAGGATTCCATCGCCCGCGCGATGCGCAAGCAGAACATGCCGCTGCAGCGGATGATGTCCGGCGAGGCGCTGCTCGCGCTGGCCCGCGACATGCGGTACGCCGACGTGTCGGCGCTGTACGCGGCCGTGGGGGAGGGGCAGCTCTCCGCCCAGTCGGTCGTGCAGAAGCTCGTGGAGGCCCTCGGCGGCGTGGAGAGCGCCGAGGAGGACATGGCCGAGGTCGCCCTCCCCACCAAGCGCAAGGGCCGCACCCGCCCCGCCGGCGACCCGGGCGTGGTCGTGGCCGGCGACCCGGACGTGTGGGTCCGACTGTCGCTCTGCTGCACCCCGGTGCCCGGCGACGACATCGTGGGCTTCGTGACCCGCGGCCACGGCGTCTCCGTCCACCGCGTCGACTGCGGCAACGTCGCCGACCTGCGCAACGAGCCCGACCGGCTGATCGACGTCAAGTGGTCGCCCAGCGAGGACTCGGTCTTCCTGGTCGCCATCCAGGTCGAGGCGCTGGACCGGCCCCGGCTGCTGTCGGACGTCACCCGGGTGCTGTCCGACCAGCACGTCAACATCCTGTCCGCCTCGGTCACCACCACCCGTGACCGGGTCGCGGTCAGCCGCTTCACCTTCGAGATGGGCGATCCCAAGCACCTGGGGCACGTGCTCAAGGCCGTGCGCTCCATCGATGGGGTGTACGACGTCTACCGCGTGACCAGCGGCGCCGCCCGGTGA
- a CDS encoding adenine phosphoribosyltransferase: MIDLGRLIAERIRDVPDYPKPGVMFKDITPLLADHVAFAGVVDAIVSYHGRGTIDKIVGIEARGFILAAPVAYHFGAGFVPVRKKGKLPAPAHERTYDLEYGTETIEMHTDALRPGERVLIVDDVLATGGTARAAVELVRRGGGEVVGLSVLMELSFLHGRDKLGNLDVHSLVTV, encoded by the coding sequence ATGATCGACCTCGGCAGACTCATCGCCGAGCGCATCCGCGACGTGCCCGACTACCCCAAGCCCGGCGTGATGTTCAAGGACATCACCCCGCTGCTGGCCGATCACGTCGCGTTCGCCGGGGTGGTCGACGCGATCGTCTCGTACCACGGGCGCGGCACCATCGACAAGATCGTCGGCATCGAGGCGCGGGGCTTCATCCTGGCCGCGCCGGTGGCATATCACTTCGGCGCCGGGTTCGTCCCGGTGCGCAAAAAGGGAAAGCTGCCCGCGCCCGCGCACGAGCGGACCTATGATCTGGAGTACGGCACCGAGACGATCGAGATGCACACCGATGCGCTGCGCCCCGGCGAGCGCGTGCTGATCGTCGACGACGTGCTCGCCACCGGGGGCACCGCCCGGGCCGCCGTCGAGCTGGTCCGGCGGGGCGGTGGCGAGGTGGTCGGGCTGTCGGTGCTGATGGAGCTGTCCTTCCTGCACGGGCGGGACAAGCTGGGGAATCTGGACGTGCACTCCCTGGTTACGGTCTAG
- the secF gene encoding protein translocase subunit SecF gives MFAVRGALSRIYKGEVSADIVGRPKLWYSLSAVLLAVSIAGLVIRGLSFGVEFTGGSVFTFKAKDASIEQVRTTVAEAGPHQVIVQETSSGWRVTTETLPSGEVTGVQEAVGEEFGIPAAQVSSQIIGSTWGDEITKKAWQALAVFMLLIVLYLSFAFDRRMALAAMVALVHDLVITAGIYAWSGFEVTPATLLGFLTILGYSLYDAVVVFDMIKEVTRDLGGPGRLKTYSQAANEALNSTLVRSLNTSLVAILPVASILFVGTFLLGAGALKDLSLSLFVGILVGTYSSLCVATPMLVQLKEREPRYREIRERLEARETSAKRQARRGGKGAKAPAADGGRAAVGPAGQGTDTLVEDAPEIKGAEAPAPEPARKVKVVQNGERRQPKRGTRQRRRTGR, from the coding sequence ATGTTCGCCGTGCGCGGGGCGCTCTCCAGGATCTACAAGGGCGAGGTCAGCGCGGACATCGTCGGCCGGCCGAAGCTGTGGTACTCGCTGTCGGCGGTGCTGCTGGCGGTGTCCATCGCCGGGCTGGTGATCCGGGGCCTGTCGTTCGGGGTCGAGTTCACCGGCGGCTCGGTGTTCACGTTCAAGGCCAAGGACGCCTCGATCGAGCAGGTCCGGACCACGGTCGCCGAGGCCGGGCCGCACCAGGTGATCGTGCAGGAGACCAGCAGCGGCTGGCGGGTCACCACCGAGACCCTGCCGTCGGGCGAGGTGACCGGGGTCCAGGAGGCCGTCGGCGAGGAGTTCGGGATCCCGGCCGCCCAGGTCAGCTCCCAGATCATCGGCTCCACCTGGGGCGACGAGATCACCAAGAAGGCCTGGCAGGCCCTCGCGGTCTTCATGCTGCTGATCGTGCTGTACCTGTCGTTCGCCTTCGACCGGCGGATGGCGCTGGCCGCCATGGTCGCGCTGGTGCACGACCTGGTGATCACCGCGGGCATCTACGCCTGGTCGGGCTTCGAGGTCACGCCCGCGACCCTGCTGGGCTTCCTGACCATCCTGGGCTATTCGCTGTACGACGCGGTCGTGGTCTTCGACATGATCAAGGAGGTCACCCGCGACCTCGGCGGCCCGGGAAGGCTCAAGACCTACAGCCAGGCCGCCAACGAGGCGCTGAACAGCACGCTGGTGCGGTCGCTGAACACCTCGCTGGTGGCGATCCTGCCGGTGGCCTCGATCCTGTTCGTCGGGACCTTCCTGCTGGGCGCCGGCGCGCTCAAGGACCTGTCGCTGTCACTGTTCGTCGGGATCCTCGTCGGGACCTATTCCTCGCTGTGCGTGGCCACCCCGATGCTCGTTCAGCTCAAGGAGCGCGAGCCCCGCTACCGGGAGATCAGGGAACGGCTGGAGGCCCGGGAGACCAGCGCCAAGCGGCAGGCGCGCAGGGGCGGCAAGGGTGCCAAGGCGCCCGCCGCCGACGGCGGGCGGGCCGCGGTCGGGCCCGCCGGGCAGGGCACCGACACCCTGGTCGAGGACGCGCCCGAGATCAAGGGGGCGGAGGCGCCCGCGCCGGAGCCCGCCCGTAAGGTCAAGGTCGTCCAGAACGGCGAGCGCCGTCAGCCGAAGCGCGGCACGCGGCAGCGCCGGCGAACGGGAAGGTGA
- the secD gene encoding protein translocase subunit SecD — translation MASPSTSPRPGRTILLLFAVLAVLTGVMFLQEQPTPKLALDLAGGTTVTLTAVTESGANPPGAQMQQAVTIIRDRVNGLGVSEAEVSRQGDNHIVVQVPGTEDQRRIVDLIGTTAQLQFRQVYALGVSTPRQAPTPGSPPTPTSSRSPAGGPSPTPSATARPRALSAALAAPSPSPSGSGGSGAPSPSPSTSIPPDPRQQWGGQDFSGIEDPAVIAQFQSLDCTRTDRKAPGADDPRRRWVAACDQDGAGKYILGPVRVEGREVSSATAVPPNVQEGQTSWSVQLDFKSRGGREFGRLTADAYRQYQVSPSSPRRQIAIVLDGQVVSAPEITRGAIQGGTASIDGPPDSFNQTYATDLANVLKYGALPLKFEKSSIETVSSTLGSDQLEKGLQAGALGLVLVVAYSLLYYRGLGLVSVAGLAVAAAITYLSVVLLGSEGTLGFRLSLAHVIGLIVSIGIAADSFIVYFERLRDELREGRQLRPAVESAWKRARRTILVADAVMFIGAAVLYLLAVGGVKGFAFAIGLTTLIDVLVVFLFTKPMVAVLARRPFFAEGHKWSGLDPERLRKTGPAPSLTKEA, via the coding sequence GTGGCTTCGCCGAGCACATCCCCCCGGCCCGGCCGGACCATCCTGCTCCTCTTCGCCGTCTTGGCGGTGCTGACCGGGGTGATGTTCCTCCAGGAGCAGCCCACCCCGAAGCTCGCCCTGGACCTGGCCGGCGGCACCACGGTGACGCTGACGGCGGTCACCGAGAGCGGTGCGAACCCGCCCGGCGCCCAGATGCAGCAGGCGGTCACCATCATCCGGGACCGGGTGAACGGCCTGGGCGTCTCCGAGGCGGAGGTCTCCCGGCAGGGGGACAACCACATCGTGGTGCAGGTCCCCGGCACGGAGGACCAGCGGCGGATCGTCGACCTGATCGGCACCACCGCCCAGCTCCAGTTCCGCCAGGTGTACGCGCTCGGCGTGAGCACCCCGCGGCAGGCTCCGACGCCGGGGTCGCCTCCGACCCCGACCTCGTCGAGGTCGCCCGCAGGCGGCCCGTCGCCCACGCCGAGCGCGACCGCCCGGCCCAGGGCGCTGTCCGCGGCGCTGGCCGCGCCGTCGCCCTCGCCGTCCGGATCCGGGGGCTCCGGTGCCCCGTCGCCGTCCCCGTCGACGTCGATCCCGCCCGACCCGCGGCAGCAGTGGGGCGGCCAGGACTTCTCCGGCATCGAGGACCCGGCCGTGATCGCGCAGTTCCAGAGCCTGGACTGCACCAGGACCGACCGGAAGGCGCCCGGCGCCGACGACCCGCGCCGCAGGTGGGTCGCGGCCTGCGACCAGGACGGCGCCGGCAAGTACATCCTCGGCCCGGTGCGGGTGGAGGGCCGCGAGGTCTCCTCGGCCACCGCGGTCCCGCCCAACGTCCAGGAGGGGCAGACGAGCTGGTCGGTCCAGTTGGACTTCAAGTCCCGGGGCGGCCGTGAGTTCGGGCGGCTCACCGCGGATGCGTACCGGCAGTACCAGGTCAGCCCGTCCAGCCCGCGCCGGCAGATCGCCATCGTGCTGGACGGCCAGGTCGTGTCGGCCCCCGAGATCACCCGGGGGGCCATCCAGGGCGGCACCGCGAGCATCGACGGCCCGCCCGACAGCTTCAACCAGACCTACGCCACCGACCTGGCCAACGTGCTCAAGTACGGGGCGCTGCCGCTGAAGTTCGAGAAGAGCTCCATCGAGACGGTCTCCTCCACGCTCGGCTCCGACCAGTTGGAGAAGGGCCTGCAGGCCGGCGCGCTCGGCCTGGTCCTGGTGGTGGCCTACTCGCTGCTGTACTACCGGGGCCTGGGGCTGGTGTCGGTGGCCGGCCTCGCGGTCGCCGCGGCCATCACCTACCTGTCGGTGGTGCTGCTCGGGAGCGAGGGCACCCTGGGCTTCCGGCTGTCGCTCGCGCACGTCATCGGTCTGATCGTGTCCATCGGCATCGCCGCCGACTCGTTCATCGTCTACTTCGAGCGGCTGCGCGACGAACTCCGGGAGGGGCGGCAGTTGCGGCCCGCCGTGGAGTCCGCCTGGAAGCGGGCGCGCCGCACCATCCTGGTCGCCGACGCGGTGATGTTCATCGGCGCCGCCGTGCTGTACCTCCTGGCGGTCGGCGGCGTGAAGGGCTTCGCGTTCGCCATCGGGCTGACGACGTTGATCGACGTCCTGGTGGTGTTCCTGTTCACCAAGCCGATGGTGGCGGTGCTGGCCCGTCGGCCCTTCTTCGCCGAGGGTCACAAGTGGTCCGGGCTCGATCCCGAACGGCTCCGCAAGACCGGGCCGGCCCCGTCGCTGACCAAGGAGGCCTGA
- the yajC gene encoding preprotein translocase subunit YajC: MGDSMTYATYLAEGSGGSGAFNLILLLAIPVVFYLLLIRPQSKRRREQLQMQSSIEPGARVLTTSGMYAEVVSVDDDGIVLEIAPGVEARFVKQAVMNVVDAKGAEAADLDGDDEDDDASESRETEGVDLAKDEDADGDAKQKADKHSA, encoded by the coding sequence ATGGGCGACAGCATGACCTACGCGACGTATCTGGCCGAGGGCTCCGGTGGCAGCGGCGCCTTCAATCTGATCCTGCTGCTGGCCATTCCGGTGGTCTTCTACCTTCTGCTGATCCGGCCGCAGAGCAAGCGCCGGCGCGAGCAACTGCAGATGCAGAGCTCGATCGAGCCGGGCGCGCGCGTCCTGACGACCAGCGGCATGTACGCCGAGGTGGTCTCGGTCGACGACGACGGCATCGTGCTGGAGATCGCACCCGGCGTGGAGGCCCGCTTCGTCAAGCAGGCCGTCATGAACGTCGTCGACGCCAAGGGCGCCGAGGCGGCCGACCTCGACGGGGACGACGAGGACGACGACGCCTCCGAGTCCCGCGAGACCGAGGGTGTCGACCTGGCCAAGGACGAGGACGCCGACGGCGACGCCAAGCAGAAGGCCGACAAGCACTCGGCCTGA
- the ruvB gene encoding Holliday junction branch migration DNA helicase RuvB yields the protein MSDDRLVSSSVDEDGDEQVIEAALRPKKLDDFIGQHRVREQLSLVLHSAVRRGRPPDHVLLSGGPGLGKTTLAMIIAAELGRPLRISSGPAIERAGDLAAVLSTLSEGEVLFLDEIHRMARPAEEMLYMAMEDFRVDVVVGKGPGATAIPLDIAPFTLVGATTRAGMLPGPLRDRFGFVAHMDFYEPAELEVIVHRSARLLNVRIEDGGATEVAGRSRGTPRIANRLLRRVRDFAEVRADGVVTRELARAALTLYEVDERGLDRLDRAVLGSLMRKFGGGPVGLSTLAVSVGEEPETVEVVAEPFLVRQGLLARTPRGRIATPAAWRHMGLTPPPAAPMADTLFAVEDEPG from the coding sequence ATGAGCGATGACCGCCTGGTGTCGTCGTCCGTCGACGAGGACGGTGACGAGCAGGTCATCGAGGCGGCGCTGCGGCCCAAGAAGCTCGACGACTTCATCGGCCAGCACCGGGTGCGCGAGCAGTTGTCGCTGGTGCTGCACAGCGCCGTGCGTCGCGGTCGTCCGCCGGACCACGTGCTGTTGTCCGGCGGCCCCGGGCTGGGCAAGACCACCCTCGCCATGATCATCGCCGCCGAGCTGGGCCGCCCCCTGCGGATCTCCAGCGGCCCGGCGATCGAGCGCGCCGGGGACCTGGCGGCGGTGCTGTCCACCCTCTCGGAGGGGGAGGTGCTGTTCCTGGACGAGATCCACCGGATGGCCCGCCCCGCCGAGGAGATGCTCTACATGGCGATGGAGGACTTCCGGGTCGACGTCGTGGTCGGCAAGGGCCCCGGCGCCACCGCCATCCCGCTGGACATCGCGCCGTTCACGCTGGTGGGCGCCACCACCCGGGCGGGCATGCTGCCGGGCCCGCTGCGCGACAGGTTCGGGTTCGTGGCGCACATGGACTTCTACGAGCCCGCCGAGCTGGAGGTCATCGTCCACCGCTCGGCGCGGCTGTTGAACGTTCGGATCGAGGACGGCGGGGCCACCGAGGTCGCCGGGCGCTCCCGCGGCACCCCCCGGATCGCCAACCGGCTGCTGCGGCGGGTCCGCGACTTCGCCGAGGTCCGCGCCGACGGCGTCGTCACCCGGGAACTGGCCCGGGCGGCGCTGACGCTGTACGAGGTCGACGAACGCGGCCTCGACCGGCTCGACCGCGCGGTCCTGGGGTCGCTGATGCGCAAGTTCGGCGGCGGGCCCGTGGGTCTGTCGACGCTGGCGGTGTCGGTGGGGGAGGAGCCGGAGACGGTGGAGGTGGTGGCCGAGCCGTTCCTGGTGCGGCAGGGGCTGCTGGCGCGCACGCCGCGAGGGCGGATCGCCACTCCGGCCGCCTGGCGTCACATGGGCCTCACGCCTCCGCCCGCCGCGCCGATGGCCGACACCCTTTTCGCCGTCGAGGACGAGCCCGGGTAA
- the ruvA gene encoding Holliday junction branch migration protein RuvA produces MIAFVSGRVTAAGPDGAVVDVGGVGLSVQCTPATLAGLRVGDQAQVPTSLVVREDSLTLFGFADDDERAVFELLQTASGIGPRLALAMLAVHSPNALRRAVAAEDLTALTKVPGIGRKGAQRIVLELKDRLGHPTGDDPADLRVTGAAAAPWRAQVQMGLINLGWSARDADTAVDAVAADLDGREVPPVATLLKAALKKLSRP; encoded by the coding sequence GTGATCGCCTTCGTCAGCGGGCGGGTGACCGCCGCGGGCCCGGACGGGGCCGTCGTGGACGTCGGGGGGGTGGGCCTGTCCGTGCAGTGCACCCCCGCCACCCTGGCCGGGCTGCGGGTCGGCGATCAGGCGCAGGTCCCCACCTCGCTGGTGGTGCGGGAGGACTCGCTGACCCTGTTCGGGTTCGCCGACGACGACGAGCGCGCGGTGTTCGAACTGCTGCAGACCGCCAGCGGCATCGGCCCCCGCCTCGCCCTGGCCATGCTCGCCGTGCACAGCCCCAACGCGCTGCGCCGGGCCGTGGCCGCCGAGGACCTCACCGCGCTGACCAAGGTCCCCGGCATCGGCAGGAAGGGCGCCCAGCGCATCGTGCTGGAGTTGAAGGACCGGCTCGGCCACCCCACCGGCGACGACCCGGCCGATCTGCGCGTCACCGGCGCCGCCGCCGCGCCCTGGCGGGCCCAGGTCCAGATGGGCCTGATCAACCTCGGCTGGTCGGCCAGGGACGCCGACACGGCCGTGGACGCTGTCGCCGCCGACCTCGACGGCCGAGAGGTGCCGCCGGTGGCGACCCTGCTCAAGGCCGCCCTCAAGAAGTTGAGCCGGCCATGA
- the ruvC gene encoding crossover junction endodeoxyribonuclease RuvC: MRVLGVDPGLTRCGVGIVDGAPGTPLRLVHVSVVRTSPDDDIATRLLGVEAGIEAVMEEYAPDAVAVERVFAQHNVRTVMGTAQAGAVAIVAAARRGLPVALHTPSEAKAAVTGNGRADKAQVTMMVTRLLRLDVAPRPADAADALALAICHVWRGGAQARLDAAARRAVRPTTPRQTGSRP; the protein is encoded by the coding sequence TTGCGCGTGCTGGGCGTCGATCCCGGGCTCACCCGATGCGGCGTCGGGATCGTGGACGGCGCCCCCGGCACCCCCCTGCGCCTGGTCCACGTGTCGGTGGTGCGCACGAGCCCCGACGACGACATCGCCACCCGACTGCTGGGCGTCGAGGCCGGCATCGAGGCCGTCATGGAGGAGTACGCCCCCGACGCCGTCGCCGTCGAGCGGGTGTTCGCCCAGCACAACGTGCGCACCGTGATGGGCACCGCGCAGGCGGGGGCGGTGGCGATCGTGGCCGCCGCCCGGCGCGGGCTGCCGGTCGCCCTGCACACCCCCAGCGAGGCCAAGGCCGCCGTCACCGGGAACGGCCGCGCCGACAAGGCCCAGGTGACCATGATGGTGACCCGGCTGCTGCGCCTCGACGTCGCCCCGCGCCCCGCCGACGCCGCCGACGCCCTCGCGCTGGCCATCTGCCACGTGTGGCGCGGCGGCGCGCAGGCCCGCCTGGACGCCGCCGCCCGACGCGCCGTACGACCGACCACCCCGCGACAGACAGGGAGCAGGCCGTGA
- a CDS encoding YebC/PmpR family DNA-binding transcriptional regulator, with translation MSGHSKWATTKHKKAALDAKRGKLFAKLIKNVEVAARTGGGDPDANPTLYDAIYKAKKNSVPNDNIERARKRGAGEEAGGADWQTIMYEGYAPGGVALLIECLTDNRNRAASEVRTAVTRNGGSMAEPGSVSYLFHRKGVIIVPKNGTTEDDLMMAVLDAGADEVNDLGENFEVVSEAGDLVRVRSALQEAGIDYESADANFLPSVSVPLDEENARRVFRLIEALEDSDDVQEVFANFDVPDEVLETIE, from the coding sequence ATGTCCGGCCATTCCAAATGGGCGACGACGAAGCACAAGAAGGCCGCGCTGGACGCCAAGCGCGGCAAGCTGTTCGCCAAGCTGATCAAGAACGTCGAGGTGGCGGCGCGGACCGGTGGCGGCGACCCGGACGCCAACCCGACCCTGTACGACGCCATCTACAAGGCGAAGAAGAACTCGGTCCCCAACGACAACATCGAGCGCGCCCGCAAGCGCGGGGCGGGCGAGGAGGCGGGCGGCGCCGACTGGCAGACGATCATGTACGAGGGGTACGCCCCCGGCGGCGTGGCCCTGCTGATCGAGTGCCTGACCGACAACCGCAACCGGGCCGCCTCGGAGGTCCGCACCGCCGTCACCCGCAACGGCGGCTCGATGGCCGAGCCCGGCTCGGTGTCGTACCTGTTCCACCGCAAGGGCGTCATCATCGTGCCCAAGAACGGCACCACCGAGGACGACCTGATGATGGCGGTGCTGGACGCCGGCGCCGACGAGGTCAACGACCTCGGCGAGAACTTCGAGGTCGTCAGCGAGGCCGGCGACCTGGTGCGGGTCCGCTCGGCCCTGCAGGAGGCGGGGATCGACTACGAGTCCGCCGACGCCAACTTCCTGCCGAGCGTCTCCGTCCCGCTGGACGAGGAGAACGCCCGCCGCGTCTTCCGCCTCATCGAGGCCCTCGAGGACAGCGACGACGTCCAGGAGGTCTTCGCGAACTTCGACGTGCCGGACGAGGTCCTCGAGACGATCGAGTAA
- the pdxT gene encoding pyridoxal 5'-phosphate synthase glutaminase subunit PdxT translates to MTRVPPTIGVLALQGDVREHARALEAAGAAVTAVRRPHELERVDGLVIPGGESTTMWRLARTFEMLDPLRKRVEAGMPAYGSCAGMIMLADRIRDGVRDQETVGGLDMTVRRNAFGRQVDSFEADVPLPAMDDPDVPFRAIFIRAPWVEAVGGGVEILGRVDGGEATGRIVAVRQGRLMATAFHPELTGDFRVHRYFADLVRRAMEEE, encoded by the coding sequence GTGACCCGTGTCCCGCCCACCATCGGCGTCCTCGCCCTCCAGGGCGACGTGCGCGAGCACGCCCGTGCGCTGGAGGCCGCCGGAGCCGCGGTCACGGCCGTGCGCCGGCCCCATGAGCTGGAACGGGTGGACGGCCTGGTGATCCCCGGCGGGGAGTCCACCACGATGTGGCGGCTGGCCCGCACCTTCGAGATGCTCGACCCGCTCCGCAAGCGGGTGGAGGCCGGGATGCCCGCCTACGGGTCCTGCGCCGGCATGATCATGCTGGCCGACCGGATCCGGGACGGGGTCCGGGACCAGGAGACCGTCGGCGGGTTGGACATGACGGTCCGCCGCAACGCCTTCGGCCGCCAGGTGGACTCGTTCGAGGCCGACGTGCCGCTGCCCGCCATGGACGACCCGGACGTCCCGTTCCGGGCGATCTTCATCCGGGCGCCGTGGGTGGAGGCCGTCGGCGGCGGGGTGGAGATCCTCGGACGCGTCGACGGGGGCGAGGCGACGGGTAGGATCGTCGCCGTCCGGCAAGGGCGCCTGATGGCGACCGCGTTCCATCCCGAGCTCACCGGGGACTTCCGCGTGCACCGGTACTTCGCCGATCTGGTGCGTCGGGCGATGGAGGAGGAGTAG
- a CDS encoding DUF6928 family protein, with product MAWSVALACASAGRPAEVFRPGLHSDAAAAAQVAHRLYPASRLLETRDTMLDFALWPYEDEVFVGAYDRALLVCDRRLFGLDEDARRIADSVGTALPGGQGGVLVLHSVVSGCWFRRYERGELVRDVFVTAEDGVVVDQGERLDAEQPYWKAIDEGGDDVPLPFDPEAFGLRLAQEYMFGRGIADRGEDGFLPLELPLRRFKLA from the coding sequence ATGGCCTGGTCGGTTGCGCTCGCATGCGCCAGCGCGGGGCGTCCCGCGGAGGTGTTCCGGCCGGGGCTGCACTCCGACGCGGCCGCCGCCGCGCAGGTGGCGCACAGGCTCTACCCGGCCTCGCGGCTGCTGGAGACCCGCGACACGATGTTGGACTTCGCCCTGTGGCCGTACGAGGACGAGGTCTTCGTCGGCGCCTACGACCGGGCGCTGCTGGTGTGCGACCGGCGGCTGTTCGGCCTCGACGAGGACGCCCGGCGGATCGCCGACAGCGTCGGCACCGCCCTCCCCGGCGGTCAGGGCGGCGTGCTGGTCCTGCACAGCGTGGTGTCGGGCTGCTGGTTCCGCCGGTACGAACGCGGCGAGCTGGTGCGCGACGTGTTCGTCACCGCCGAGGACGGCGTCGTGGTCGACCAGGGCGAGCGGCTCGACGCCGAGCAGCCGTACTGGAAGGCGATCGACGAGGGCGGCGACGACGTCCCCCTCCCGTTCGACCCGGAGGCGTTCGGCCTGCGGCTCGCCCAGGAGTACATGTTCGGCCGGGGCATCGCCGACCGCGGCGAGGACGGCTTTCTGCCCCTGGAGCTGCCGCTCCGCCGCTTCAAGCTCGCCTGA